Genomic DNA from Prunus persica cultivar Lovell chromosome G1, Prunus_persica_NCBIv2, whole genome shotgun sequence:
ATTAAACGTTTTaaaggaaaatagaaaaaagaaattctgAAGCAAGGGGCATAATCGGTGTAGAAATGGACGGTCTCTGCTTCACATCCTCCCAGGGGCAATTCAGTCATTCACAAAGCAAATAAAGGCGTGTTTGGAAACACCACAATATCTAAAAGAGGACCTTCCGTAACTTGGTCCtatatttttctctcatttatatataaaaacccaagagaaaaaagagagcgACAAAACCCGAACGCCGAAGACAACCCAAGTAACCAACATCTTTGTTTTGGCAAAGGGATTTATAGACAGAGCGATAAACAGAgcgagagatagagagagaggagagagagagcgtgTGTTATTTGTAAAGCACATCAAAGATTAAAATTTCTCCTAATaattcatttcaaaaaaagaCCGTTTAAAGAGATCCATTGGGTTGTTCACTCCCGCCAAGGTCCATGGCTCAGCTTGAGAGCCTCGACCACATCCACAAGACCAAGACTCTGATCTGTGCCCTCAACCTCGTCTCCCGCAACCTCCCTCTCCCTCCCGACCTCTTCGACGTCGTTTCGTCCATCTATGACAGCGCCCAAGACGCCAATCTCGAACATGACAAGGGTTTGGTATGGTTTCTTCTaactccctttcttttctctgcgttttgggttttggttttgggggTTTCAGGGTGTTTTCGAGGTTTTTGGGTCGGTTTTGGTTCTTGGGTTCTTGTCAATTTAGcttctttgtttggttttgtgtGTGGAATTGGTGGTTTGGGCTCTttttgattttgagatttcAGTGAAGCTTGAAAATATGGAATTCTGTGGGAAAAAGTTTCTACCTTTATGCGTTAACCAATTGAATTTATTCACTGGAGGAGGTTGCAGCTGGTGTTTTATTGTCCTTTATTGTGTTGCTTCATTGCTTCAAGAAGTTTGACCTTGATATATGTGATGCTGCAGGATGATCCTGATAGTTCCGTAGGAGAAGATTTGTTAGCAGACCTTGAAGATGCACTTTTGAATCAACGTCAAAATTGCATGTCAGGTGCAGGATTAATAGAATCGAGAGAAAAACGTTATCAAAGCCACATTCAGCATAGATTAACCGAACTTGAAGGTGACTGGTTTATGAGAACTACACACCGAGTGTTTCACATTCTTTTGCTCAGTATGCCATTCGTGTTAAACCTTGTGAATAATTTTTATTCAGCATCTGATGACATTTGAATTTTTGGTAAAGCAGCGAGATAATTTAATCAATAGGTTCCTAATTGTTGTTGTGGAATAATATTCTATTAGCTAATCAGGCGGTAGGCAGTGGGATGCAGTTGGGTTTGTTACTATGTTCAAAAcataagaaggaaaaaagaagagaagaagaagctaattctttatttattgatgTCGGGTGTCTCTTTGTACTCTAAACAATGTTTTAGAGTAGATGTGGAAGTTAAAGATTGGCTAGGCCTCAACTCCTGTGGTGAAGAGGGGTGAGACCGGGTTAGGGTAGGTCttatgtttgaatttttctctTGCAAAAGAATGAAGAATAATCATGTCTTAACCTGCATTGCATTTAATTCAAAGACCACATCATTTTTGCATTCGGGTCATGTCTTAACCTGCGATGTATTTAATATAAGGACCACCCAGAAAGTATCACTTCAACCTGTGAGTAGTTGTCTAAACTTCTTTTAGAGTCCCATAAGTGTTTTTATGCAGTAAAATTTGATATTATGGTCTAGAAGGGTGAGCCATTACTTACTAATGATTTTGAATCAGAATTACCTTCAAGTAGAGGAGAGGACCTGCAGACAAAGTGCTTGCTTGAACTCTATGGGCTAAAGGTAAACTTGATGTACTGAAGTTGTTTTGGATATTCCATGTCAAATGCTAATATATATGAAGCTCATACTTCATGGTGTCAAAGTGATAATCTCGATCttaaaatgtttttctttgttttctgaaCCGGAAAGATTGATTTTGAGAAGCAGAATCAATTGTTCCTTCTTTCTAGAAACAAGATAAATTGCATTCTGTTTCTGAGAATTGTTTCAGAAAGacatttttccatttttcatctGAAGAACGGAAAGATGCGCCTTAAGTAATGAGTCAAAAACTTTTGTGCACTTTTTAGCGTTTTCCTAAAATATACAGCAAAAAGAGTCATTATTGTGATTGTTATTGAGAGCGttatcctttatttttttgataccGATGGATGACATGCATATGTCCTTGTTGGCAAGGACTTCTTTTCTAGCAGCTCTCAGAATTGCAAAAAAAGGTCCGTTGTGATGTGAGTTCAGAATACTTGCTCCGTATGAACTGTGCCTATCCTGACAAAACATTGTTTGACTGGGGAATGATGCGATTGCGCCGTCCACTGTATGGTGTTGGAGATGCTTTTGCAATGGAGGCTGATGATCAATTCAGGAAGAAACGAGATGCTGAGGTTATATACTAATACATGCATTACTTGTTTGAAATTGTCATACCTAGAAGGGTAATAATGAAAATCTGGGTTTCTATTGCAGATTATTTAGTTTTTACATCATGGAATGAGATGGCACtatttgattgaatttttcctttttgtagcctttctttaattttctctgGTCAGTTCTGaataaacatgataaaataGGTACATTTAGAGTATTTGGTCAACCCTTGGCCCTAGAGATGCCTAGATAAATCCATTGAATGGTTGAAGGTGTTCATAATGGGTAAATGTGAGTTTCTAGACAGTACAGATTATAAATCTGGAGAcatatcagaattttttttctgttttcttaaaAAAGATTATATGATCCACAGTGAGGATCATCTTAGTGAATACGTGCtaagagtgtgtgtgtgtgtgtgcgcgcaTCCTGAAAGCTGCTGATATAGTAGCATACCTTTGATGCAGCGGCTCTCAAGATtagaagaggaggagaagaacaATATCGAGACTAGAAAAAGGAGATTTTTCACAGAAGTACGTAATGCTGTTCGTGAATACCAATTGCAAATTCAGGCTTCTGTGAAACGTCAAAAACATAGGAATGATAATGTCCTGGTACgtatttttgtcttttttttcttcttcaattatCCTCTGATGTCTATTTAAATGAATGGGATGTAGTACTGAAACTTCTGGTGCAACCTAGTGAAATAtatagatttaaaaaaatatttagcatTAATTGTATTAGAATTTCAAAAACAGGTATTACATGAAAAAGCAGAAAAACTCATTAAGATGCTTATACATAATTTTGGGAGAGACCTAGGATCACCCACACCTCATCCATAACTTTGATCTCCTACTCAACGGGAGCCACAAAATCCATGCTTATCATTTGACTAAAACCCGGTGACTGATTTTTAAATCCCGATAAagtatttttctcttttaagtAAATGTTAGCTGCTGGATTTTGAACTAATATTTCATGAGCATAGATTTTCATGCCCCGAGGAGTCGTGATCATGACTGTACATCCACATATTATATGCATAGATCTACATAAGAAGATTTATAAAGAGGGAACCCTTTTCTTAAGAAGCAAAAGGGATCACATTTGTGCCCAAGTCCATCAAAACTCCAATCATTAAAAATTATCTTTAATTTTGGAAGACAGGATTTATTGTTATTCTTAGGGGGCTAAACTAccaaatcaataaggttacaacaaaaaataggGTGTATTATACTACATCTTAATGGTGAAGGAGTCCTTTATCATTATCTTATTTGAACAGAATTGGCACGCAAAGCAAAGACAACGAGCCACACGGGCTGAGAAATTGAGGTTCCAAGCCTTAAAGGCTGATGATCAGGAAGCATACATGAGAATGGTAAAGGAGAGCAAGAATGAAAGATTAACAATGCTTcttgaagaaacaaataaacttCTCGTTAATTTGGGAGCTGCTGTTCAACGCCAGAAAGATATTAAACATTCAGAGGGCATTGAAGCCTTGAAAGACTCAGAAGGTGATTTGACtgagttggaagaagatgtggACATCATTGATTCTGACTGTAATGATGACAGTAGCGACTTGCTTAAAGGTCAGCGGCAATATAACTCAGTCGTCCATTCTATTCAGGAACAGGTAAAACCGTAAAAGATGATTTGACAATTTCTGCATTATGTTGATTCTTTCTTCACTCCATTCTTTATATGGCACTGTCGTACAGTTTGACCTTTTTGATTGATTCATTGATTTAACCACTTCCCATATCGCACCTGGACAGCTTAAAACTGGGCTGCTTTTCATAAAATTAGACCACAAATCACTGATGGGGAAGTTctctttatgaaatttatgaaTTCAACAATGTTACTTGTGCTGTAAGGGGGCGTatgcctttttctttcttaaggGGATTGAGCCTCCTTTGGCATTTCCCTTCTGACAGTCCCTTGGCCTTTGAACATGCTTCCTTATTAGTTTCCTGGCTATTatacttctaatttattttaggtGGGCAGGCATATACTTATGAATTAATTCCAGTATAAGGGGGATGGTCCATTTGCCTGATTTTCAGTGTGATATACTTGAACCACAGTTATACATGGAATTTTCTTAAAACTTTTTAAAAGCTTGTTAGTGACAGTGTTATAAATGCTGAGTGCTGAGTGCTTTAGAGCAGAGGATTtactaaatttaaaattcaacaGGTAACTGAGCAACCCTCAATGCTTCAAGGTGGAGAGTTAAGGCCCTATCAGATAGAGGGTCTACAATGGATGCTCTCCTTGTTCAATAACAATCTGAATGGTATTTTGGCTGACGAAATGGGATTGGGTAAAACGATACAAACTATATCTTTGATTGCATATCTCATTGAAAATAAGGGTGTCACTGGGCCCCACTTGATAGTGGCTCCGAAGGCTGTACTGCCAAATTGGGTTACTGAGTTTGCAACATGGGCTCCTAGGTATGTGTGAAGTGCCTTTAAGAagtgatctctctctctctctctctctctctctctctctctctctctctccccacaTATATACAGTTATTCTCTCATCTGGATGTCCACACGTTATTATCGTGCGGATGCCGTTGTAAACAGTGAGGAAATCAGAGACGGGTAGTAGAAAACACATGGCGTCCACACAATAATATTGTCCGGATGTTCACATAGGAGaatttctgtatatatatatattatatgtatatatgcatgtgtatatattatatacatattagATTGCATGAAGAATTTTGCCGGatcattttatatatttttcctcTTCACCAGCATTACTGCTGTTCTTTATGATGGGCgccaagaagaaagaaaggcaatgaaggagGAATTATCAGGGGAAGGAAAATTTAATGTGTTGATCACGCATTATGACCTTATCATGAGGGATAAacaatttttgaagaaaattagCTGGTGCTACCTGATCGTTGATGAAGGGCATAGGTTGAAGAATTCTGAGTGTGCTCTAGCAATAACACTTGCAGGGTACGTTGATTCACGCTAATAGAGGCATTTATCTTTTGGTGCTTTATTATGAAGTCTAGGGCTGttcttttgaatttgtaatttttttttactgaacTCAATAGGACTTATTATTATCTGTTTCTTTGGATGGGCAGAAAACTGCAGTTAGCTATTTACCTTGGTGaacaaatttaaacaaaaaatgaaaagaaaaacttcattttttcttttacaattCTTCTTAACTTTGGTAGAATGCCGCTCTGTATTAATACATTTGTGGCTAAGGTTGAagtaaaaaatttgatttagaTCATTTAGTGTACTTctgaagaaacagagaaaggAATGAGTTTTTTCTTGCAGATCGCGTAACATAAAATGTATCTGATGGCAGCCAGAGCAGTCCTTAACCTATCTTAATCAGTGATTATCCTTCGTTGTGCTGTCATATGATTTTAATGTAAAATTGTAGTAGTACCAATGTGATTGTAATCTGAGGGTCCTGGGCTAGTTTGAAGTCCCTAgactcccaacattcatgaaaTGTAAAGATTTAGATTGTCTACTATGCAAGGGTCTATGTGAGGCTAACTTGTGTAAAATATGTCGGAGCCTTGGCCCCAAAAAGGAATGCTAGAATTTTCAGTTAGGACTTTTTGCTGTTCGGAGAAGTAAATGTTGGTCATATATTTGAACAAGTCTTGATTAACTGATTATAAAGGTCCATGGAGTTGCCTAGTTATGTTTTCTATATTTCAAGTTTGTATATAGGGTTGGAATCGGTCGGTCACAAGTTCATTGCCCTGTGATCTTGGGTCTGTGGTTGAATTTGGTCAGAGAGATGGGTATTAGCTGGGTACGTCCAAGGgactgcttttcttttcttagtgAAACCCATAAACTGTAAAGGGTAAGGAGGCCAAATTTGTGCGAAGTTGCATGATCATGGCTGTGTTATGGGTGGTATGGATGGAGAGAAACAAAAGTATTTTGAAGATTATGCCGGAGCAGGTTTTGAGGAGCTTTGGGACAGAGTTCGTTTATGGTCTATGTTATGCGTGTCTGTATCCTCTAAGTTCAGGGGAGACCCTCTCTTTTAAATTTGGCTAGATTGGAAGTCTACCTATTAGTTTTGTGTGTGGGGAAGCTCCGGCTCACTTGAGCCtttgatttctctttttctttggttctgtATCTGTTTGCTTGGTATGATCTTCTTGACCACACGCTCTTGTTCTTTATGTATGTCATTCTGTTTTCTCAAGTAAAATAATCGGCTCTtagtccaaaaaataaaaattctttgTACTTTCATAAAGATCAAATCCAAATTATTTCGTTCTCTGCAACATAATCAAACGGTATAATTTTGGGGTCAATGTCcgcttgtttcttttttctttcaagacttaaaataatatgagggtttctttattgaatttttactTGTTCGCAGATATGATATGCGACGCAGACTTCTGTTGACTGGTACCCCAATACAGAATAGCTTGCAGGAGTTGTGGTCGCTGCTTAATTTCCTTCTCCCTCACATTTTTAATTCAGTTCAGAATTTTGAGGATTGGTTTAATGCACCTTTTGCGGATCGGGGTAGTATTTCTCTTACCGATGAAGAACAGTTATTGATCATTCGCCGTCTGCATCAAGTGGGTCTTGCTCCTAGTTTCTGTTGATCTTCGTTTTTCTTgactttatttaatttaaatatgtttatgttttaggTTATAAGGCCATTCATATTGAGGAGGAAAAAAGATGAGGTGGAGAAATTCCTTCCTGGAAAATCTCAAGTCATACTGAAATGTGACATGTCAGCGTGGCAGAAAGTATATTATCAACAAGTTACAGATGTGGGCAGAGTTGGGCTAGATAATGGTTTGTAGCTTCCATCCCCTGATCTGCACATCCTATATCACCCCCATCCCTAATACTACACGAAATTAAGTTGAAAATAAGATTAAAAATAAGGCTAGTTGCAAATGTGAACAGTTAACATTCTTAAAAGCTGATCTGCACATCCGATATCAGCCCCATCCCTAATACTACACGAAATTAAGTTGAAAATAAGATTAAGAAATAAGGCTAGTTGCAAATGTGAACAGTTAACATTCTTAAAAGCTGATTAAACATTGTCATCATTATTGATTCAGTCAGACTTTACTGATGAGACCTTGTTTTTAGGTTCTGGGAAATCAAAGAGTTTGCAGAACCTAACAATGCAGCTCAGGAAGTGTTGTAACCACCCATACCTTTTTGTTGTGGGAGATTATAACATGTGGCGAAAGGAGGAGATCATCAGAGCATCAGGAAAATTTGAACTACTTGATCGTCTACTTCCAAAACTCCACAGAGCTGGGCACAGAGTCCTTCTTTTCTCACAAATGACTCGTCTCATGGACATTCTTGAAGTTTATCTGCAACTTCACGACTTTAAGTATCTTCGACTGGATGGTTCAACTAAAACTGAGGAAAGAGGGACACTGCTAAAGAAATTCAACGCTGAAAACTCTCCTTACTTCATGTTTCTCTTGAGTACTCGTGCTGGAGGTCTTGGTTTGAACTTACAATCAGCAGATACAGTAGTAATTTTTGACAGTGATTGGAATCCTCAGATGGACCAACAGGCAGAGGATCGGGCCCATCGAATAGgtcaaaagaaagaagttagGGTGTTTGTGTTGGTTAGTGTTGGATCAATTGAAGAAGTAATTTTAGAGCGTGCTAAACAGAAGATGGGCATAGATGCCAAGGTCATCCAGGCTGGACTATTTAATACAACTTCCACAGGTTTGTTGTACTTGAATTTCATACACAAGAATCTGTTTTGATGTCATTCCTTCTAGTAGGTCTGCTTCAGCACAACAGCATTCACTCATTTATTTAGGGTAGCGTTTTTTAAGGGCAGTGATTTTAACAATCCCATTGTCCATTTGCACTCCtccctttgtttttgtgcTTTCATTCTCCTTTGATGTTTCCATTACCAAAGCATGAAATAATAGGGAGGAGTGCAAATGGATAAAATGGGAGTATCAGAATTGCTACCCTATTTTTAAAGTGGGTAGCATTACTTTGCCTGCTCATTCTCTGCATATATGCATTATGTTCATATAACTGTGGTTTCATTATACACGTGCATACCATTCCAAGGTCAATAATAGAAGCAAATTAGAAGTGCTACAATAAGTCTCATCTGTTATATGTCTAGAGCTTTCTGTTGACAACGCATAAGGCACAGGACCAAAACTGTTTTTTCCCACTCGCAGTAAGGTAGCATGGGTCTGCATCAGAGATTGAGTTGGATAGATGCATGGTTAAGATGAGCACGTTATCATTATTTTACAGTCCACTAAGGTTGTATTCTGACAAAAGACGTATCTTGTGTTTGCAGCTCAGGACAGGAGAGATATGCTGGAGGAAATCATGCGCAAGGGTACAAGCTCACTTGGGACAGACGTGCCAAGCGAGCGAGAAATCAACCGCCTCGCTGCCAGATCAGATGAGGAGTTCTGGCTGTTTGAGAAAATGGACGAGGAGAGAAGGCGAAAGGAGAACTACAGATGTCGCCTTATGGAAGACCATGAGGTTCCTGAGTGGGCATATTCAGCACGTGAAAAGCAAACTGCTACCAAAGGCTTTGATAGCAGTAGCATCACAGGAAAGCGGAGAAGAAAGGAGGTACAGTCTTATGATGATGGTCTTAGTGATTTACAATGGATGAAAGCTGTAGAAAATGGAGCAGACTTATCAAAGCTCTCGGGTaaaggaaagagaagacaTCATCTTCCATCTGATACCAGTGTATTAGTTAGTGATAAAGCTGGGTCAGAggaaaagataacaaaattgaatgaaaatcTGCCCTCAGTGAACGAGGGAGCTAGTGAAGATACCTATGGTTTGACCCCAGCCTCAAAGAGACACAAGTCTGACGGACCAAAAATAGAGAAACATGAAAGTCACGTAGCTGGAGGAAGTGGTTTGAATGGGCCTCTATTGACATTCAAGATACACAGAAAGAAGAGATCAAGCTATGGTAACACAAGTTCGTCCTCCGATGCTAGAGGGCAAAGTTCCAATGGAAGGGGAAATGGATggggttcatgaaattggctCAGCAAACCCCCAAGATAGAATATTTACAAGGGCATTATTATAGCTGCTGATTTTGTACATGGATTTGAGGAATGACTAGCTT
This window encodes:
- the LOC18788828 gene encoding probable ATP-dependent DNA helicase CHR12, which encodes MAQLESLDHIHKTKTLICALNLVSRNLPLPPDLFDVVSSIYDSAQDANLEHDKGLDDPDSSVGEDLLADLEDALLNQRQNCMSGAGLIESREKRYQSHIQHRLTELEELPSSRGEDLQTKCLLELYGLKLSELQKKVRCDVSSEYLLRMNCAYPDKTLFDWGMMRLRRPLYGVGDAFAMEADDQFRKKRDAERLSRLEEEEKNNIETRKRRFFTEVRNAVREYQLQIQASVKRQKHRNDNVLNWHAKQRQRATRAEKLRFQALKADDQEAYMRMVKESKNERLTMLLEETNKLLVNLGAAVQRQKDIKHSEGIEALKDSEGDLTELEEDVDIIDSDCNDDSSDLLKGQRQYNSVVHSIQEQVTEQPSMLQGGELRPYQIEGLQWMLSLFNNNLNGILADEMGLGKTIQTISLIAYLIENKGVTGPHLIVAPKAVLPNWVTEFATWAPSITAVLYDGRQEERKAMKEELSGEGKFNVLITHYDLIMRDKQFLKKISWCYLIVDEGHRLKNSECALAITLAGYDMRRRLLLTGTPIQNSLQELWSLLNFLLPHIFNSVQNFEDWFNAPFADRGSISLTDEEQLLIIRRLHQVIRPFILRRKKDEVEKFLPGKSQVILKCDMSAWQKVYYQQVTDVGRVGLDNGSGKSKSLQNLTMQLRKCCNHPYLFVVGDYNMWRKEEIIRASGKFELLDRLLPKLHRAGHRVLLFSQMTRLMDILEVYLQLHDFKYLRLDGSTKTEERGTLLKKFNAENSPYFMFLLSTRAGGLGLNLQSADTVVIFDSDWNPQMDQQAEDRAHRIGQKKEVRVFVLVSVGSIEEVILERAKQKMGIDAKVIQAGLFNTTSTAQDRRDMLEEIMRKGTSSLGTDVPSEREINRLAARSDEEFWLFEKMDEERRRKENYRCRLMEDHEVPEWAYSAREKQTATKGFDSSSITGKRRRKEVQSYDDGLSDLQWMKAVENGADLSKLSGKGKRRHHLPSDTSVLVSDKAGSEEKITKLNENLPSVNEGASEDTYGLTPASKRHKSDGPKIEKHESHVAGGSGLNGPLLTFKIHRKKRSSYGNTSSSSDARGQSSNGRGNGWGS